The Pseudochaenichthys georgianus chromosome 8, fPseGeo1.2, whole genome shotgun sequence genome has a segment encoding these proteins:
- the hoatz gene encoding cilia- and flagella-associated protein HOATZ, translating to MSASVEQEDLDKCFTVFDGSSPEDVSHARQLWSSLSLLPPLESRLVSADIRQRLPVSRPQRSSSAGPKPSAPAPAPQPPSVSALRQRREEKQRYAAMADQKREILTLLSRQREHRIQKELLSVGFKPKLKLGRENMLNLQKPPDSVTDEELVKQLQ from the coding sequence atgtctgcATCGGTTGAGCAGGAGGACTTAGATAAATGCTTCACCGTGTTTGACGGCTCTTCTCCGGAGGATGTGTCCCATGCCCGGCAGCTGTGGAGCTCGCTGTCCCTCCTGCCGCCGCTGGAGTCCCGGCTGGTGTCCGCAGACATCCGCCAGAGGCTGCCGGTGTCCCGGCCGCAGCGCAGCAGCAGCGCCGGTCCCAAGCCCTCCGCCCCGGCCCCGGCCCCACAGCCGCCCAGCGTGTCTGCTCTCCGGCAGAGACGGGAGGAGAAACAGCGGTATGCCGCCATGGCCGACCAGAAGCGGGAGATACTCACTCTGCTGAGCCGGCAGAGGGAGCATAGGATCCAGAAGGAGCTGCTCTCTGTGGGCTTCAAACCGAAGCTGAAGCTCGGCAGGGAGAACATGTTGAATCTGCAAAAACCTCCAGACTCTGTCACTGACGAAGAGCTGGTGAAGCAACTGcagtaa